TCGATGGCCGCGGCAAACCGGATCATGGGGTCCTCCGACGCATCGATGGCCTTCTTGCCCTCCACGACATAACGTTTTCGCGTCTCGACGTCCTTAAGCGTGCAGTCGCGGACGAGCCGCTCCGCGCGAGCCTGCGGTGACAGACCGTCGAGTGCCTTCACCACCAGTGGGTCGTCCGCACCGAACCGCTCGGCCATCAGCGTCAGACCGCTGGTCACGCCCTCGATCTCCAGTTCATCGTAGATCGGGGCAGGCGAGTACAGCCACAGGTAGACCGACTCGAGTTCCGACTCGCGATATTCGCGGAGGCGCTCGGGCGAGGGCTTGGGTAGTTCGTCGGCCAGGCGCACGAGCGTTCGCGCGATTTCGAAGAGCTTGGACTCCAGGGGATGCCCTTCGCGCAGAGTGTTGCGTCGGTTGAAGAATGTGCGGTAAACCCGCTGCGCTTCAGCGATGCGATCCCACGGCTCGGTGGTCTTCGCGGCGGCCCGGAGTGTCGCCTCAGCTTGCTCCTTTTGGAGGATGAATCGAGGGTCCAGCATGGCCTGTTGCATGCCCGTGCGGGCCTTGCGCGAATTCTGAACGCTGAAGTAATCATTCTCGCCGATCCGCAGGTTCTCGTCGCTGCGGTTGCAGAACACGGCGAGCTGCACCTCTCGGCGCCACAGCCAGTTGAGCACGGCGGGCATCTCGACATCGCGCAGGAATCTCAGGTGCTCGACGGTGACCAGCCGGCGGCTCCGGGCCGGGTGCCCCAGGACGAATAGCAGTTCGCCGTCGGCGGCGCCCCGGCGACTGAATTTCAGATAGTGCTCGGGCTTGAGGGGTTTGTCGTTCTCATAGATGCGGAAAAAGCAGCAGTCCAGGTCAAAACGGGGGTACTCGAAGTTGTCCGTGTCACCACCGAAAAAGGCGACGGACTTTTCCGGGGCGAACACCAGTCGCATGTCGGTGTATCGGCGATAGCGATAGAGATGATAGCGGGCCCCGTACCAAAGGGTGACGACCTCGCTGTCCAGGCCGGTGGCGTCCTTGGATTCCTGCTCGATGCGGGTCATGGCTTTGCGCCTGGCCTCGTAGGCCTCGCCCGGGGGCATCTCGGCGGTGGCGGCGGCCGCGACCTGCTCGGTGACGTCCTCGATCGACCAGAGTACCTGCACCTCCAGGTCCGGGCACCTCAGTTCCTGGTCGTGGGTGCGAGCGTAAAACCCGTCCCGCACCAGATCCCGCTGCGGCGTGCTGAGCTTGTACAAGTCGTCGACGCCGACGTGATGGTTGGTCATGAGCAATCCATCGGCCGAGACCAGCGAGCCCGAAGCTCCCATCCGGACGCACGATTTCTGGAGGTGCTCCAGCCAGGCTCGTGTCGGCTCGAAACCGTGTTTCGACTTCAGCACCTCGGTCGGCGGTCGGGTCAGCAACCACATGCCTTCGTCGGCACAGAGAGGCAAAACCGATGTCAAGACGGTTATGACTGCAAGAAGGCAGTGCCATCGCATGGTCAGAAAGCCTCGTCAGGCGCTTTACTCTGTCGGCTTGCCGACCGGTGCGGCAGCGGGCTCGGTCGCCGGGGCTATGGTCGCAGTGGCGGGAGCCGTCGGCAGAGCGATCGGCGGTAGAGTGATAGCAGATGCTGATGTCGGGGCGCCGGCGGCCGGACGGGTGGCCACGATTTCCAGTTTCGCCAGCCTGGCGTCCAGACTGCTCAGTTGTTCGGAAGCGAGTCTCTGGTAGGGGCTGACGGGGCCGTCGATGACCTCCTGGTACAGCTTTCGAATTCTTTCCTGATCGCCTTTGCCCTCGACGAACAGCGTTTCCTCTACGGCCGCCAAGGCCAGCTTGGCCCGCGCCATTACGAGGGGCTGGCTTCGGAATCTCTGAATCGCTCGCTCACAGGCGGATCTTGCCTCGTCGAGCAGGCGATCGTGTTCCGCCTTGTCAGCCTCTGATGTCCGACCAAGAGCCAAGTGGTGAGCCAGGGATGCCTGGAGGTCCAGGAGTGATGGGCCAAGCCACGGATCATCTCCATACTCGGCGATGAGATCCTTGATCTCGTCAAGGAGTTTCAGGTCCTGGACCGCCTCGCCGCTTTGAATGGCCCTGATTCGGTTCATGGCGTCCACCTTGGCCCGATGCTGGCTCCTGGCGTTCATTGTGGCCACGATGATGACCAGGGCGACCACCACGACGCCTCCCACGACATAGGTGGAGTTGCGAACCAGGAAGTCATACATCTGTCCGAGATAGATGCTCAGTTCGTTCGTTTTCAGTTCTTGTCTTCTGCGCTGCTTCATCGCTGTTTTGGCGGCTCCATCGGCGTTCGGCTGAACGGCACAACTTCAACGTTGACAATCGACTGGCCGAAGTGGCCTGGTCGAATCTGTATGGTGCATGCTTCGAGCTTTTTCTCGAAGCGCATCGTGATAACACCTTTGACACTCTGGTCCGACACCCGTTCCCACCCCATTTGAGGCATCCGCTGGCGGTAAAAATCGCGAACCGCAAAGGGGTCGGCTCTTCCTTTGTACTCGTGCCTCGCCATTCGTTGTCCGGCCGACTCGTGGTCCATCGAGTGCTCGTCGACGAGCTGAAAACCGTCCGGTACGGGTATTTCCTCGAGAAAGGCCACACCACGCGGATTGAGTTGCTTCAGCCCGCCGCTCTTGTTCGATGTGCCGGACGGCCAATTGCTGCACCCGCTCGCAAGGCCGACTGCCAGGAGTCCAATGAGCATACCCCGCAGACTGCGCCCTCCTGATTCTCGAGCCCGCAAATGCTCAGAACACGTCCGAAGCCCGCCGCCAGCGTTCGGCAGAGCGGCGTCCGGGTCGCCGCGGCGACCGAAACCCGCCGCGTGGTTGAGCGTCGGCGCACCTTTTTCGCGCATGTTGTGAGACAAAAGGGCTTCCATGACCTCACCTCTTGCCTGTGGCCGTGGCTGCCGCCCCGTCAGGAGCGACTTGTACATCCTGACAGCGACAGTTCGCCGTCCGTGTTCCCCGCCGGCATCCTTGTGCGCACCCGGGCCGGGCACTTCCTGGCCAGGAAAGCACGCCAACTTAGCCGAAAGCCTCGTCGACAACAAGAACGGCCTCGCGCCACCTGCCCGGGCGGACGCGTGGTATTCTCGGGGACTGCTTAACAGCCTCAAGCGTTCGGCGAGATGGCAGATCCATTAAAGCAGGGAGATAATGCGTAGCTAATCAGTTTATTCCAGTCCGGTGGCTCGCTGTTTGACAGCGGTAGATTGATATCTTGGTCCTTCGGCAGAATCGTTGATCGCGTGCGTCGGCCTGCCGCAGGACCGCCTGCTGCCGCGGCTTGTTGAGCCCGCGCTAGCGGCTCGTTAGCGTTTGGTTTGAATCCCGTGAATGCCCGGATACAATCCCGGCCTGCCGTCCTATTGCCGGGCGGCATTCCCTGGAACGTGGATCTCGGGAGGTTTGCGTCGGTGTTCAGCGTTATCCCGCGAGATACCAAGTTTTTCGAGCTTTTTGAGGCCTCGGCGACGGTCATGATCCGGGCCGCCCAGGCTTACGCCGAGCTGGGTCGCGATTACGCTCGGCGAGAGGAGATCATCCAGCGCATCAGGGGATATGAGCATGAGGGCGACGAAGTGACTCACCGCACCCTTGACACCCTTGATAAGACGTTCATCACGCCGTTCGATCGTGAAGACATCCAGAGGCTCATCGTTGAGATGGATGACGTGGTGGACGAGATCGACGCCGCCGCCAAGCGTTTGGTCCTCTATCGGATCGACACCCCCACCCCCTGGCTGGTCAAACAGACCGAGGTTCTGGGCAAGGCGACCGCCCTGATCGGGCAGGCTCTGCCCAAGTTGAGGAACCTCAAGAAGCCGGGACAGGTGCATGAATATCTGGTGGAGATTCATCACCTTGAGAACGTGGGCGACGACACCAACCACGCCGCGGTTGCGGATCTCTATAACCATTGCAAGGACCCGATCTACGCGATGAAGTGGA
The nucleotide sequence above comes from Phycisphaerae bacterium. Encoded proteins:
- a CDS encoding S46 family peptidase, giving the protein MRWHCLLAVITVLTSVLPLCADEGMWLLTRPPTEVLKSKHGFEPTRAWLEHLQKSCVRMGASGSLVSADGLLMTNHHVGVDDLYKLSTPQRDLVRDGFYARTHDQELRCPDLEVQVLWSIEDVTEQVAAAATAEMPPGEAYEARRKAMTRIEQESKDATGLDSEVVTLWYGARYHLYRYRRYTDMRLVFAPEKSVAFFGGDTDNFEYPRFDLDCCFFRIYENDKPLKPEHYLKFSRRGAADGELLFVLGHPARSRRLVTVEHLRFLRDVEMPAVLNWLWRREVQLAVFCNRSDENLRIGENDYFSVQNSRKARTGMQQAMLDPRFILQKEQAEATLRAAAKTTEPWDRIAEAQRVYRTFFNRRNTLREGHPLESKLFEIARTLVRLADELPKPSPERLREYRESELESVYLWLYSPAPIYDELEIEGVTSGLTLMAERFGADDPLVVKALDGLSPQARAERLVRDCTLKDVETRKRYVVEGKKAIDASEDPMIRFAAAIDPESRALRKRFEDEVEGVERENYARIGTAQFALYGEDLYPDATGTLRFAFGVVKGYEQNGRQIPPFTDFAGLYERWKERGPRPPFDLPQRWLDRRDRLDLKLPLNFVLTADIIGGNSGSPIVNAKGEVVGLIFDGNLQSLVWDIAFDDRQGRAIAVDTRAIIEALRKIYDADELADELMRE
- a CDS encoding DUF47 family protein → MFSVIPRDTKFFELFEASATVMIRAAQAYAELGRDYARREEIIQRIRGYEHEGDEVTHRTLDTLDKTFITPFDREDIQRLIVEMDDVVDEIDAAAKRLVLYRIDTPTPWLVKQTEVLGKATALIGQALPKLRNLKKPGQVHEYLVEIHHLENVGDDTNHAAVADLYNHCKDPIYAMKWKEIYDITERAIDTCEDVANTIEGIILKNT